In Paenibacillus phoenicis, one genomic interval encodes:
- a CDS encoding glycoside hydrolase family 2 protein — translation MKRFDLNDAWLLHEAPLHWGKDSLTAVKALKEGWYPCSLPTDVRIPLIENGIIQEPLESDHALASEWIEQRSWWYTKEFDGTGIDFDSDIIELVIETIDTNSDIFVNDQYVGSHRNVHYPFVRNIKDVLTPGKNTLTVRVTTGLEDVTDNDLSELNWATCREYDNGGKDRGDYRRSYVRRPQYTVGWDWGPRVVTCGLGGNAYLRCEKEIAVREVKLVTVSADQTARLKATVNIENLDIIGTINCDLQIDISYDGQSCVTKKLENLLLTSGTNYFDVDLEVENARLWWPAGHGDHPLYDVRVSAASANAKTEYPAFQFGIRTVELDTSILRGKERNFRLIVNGVPIFSKGGNWVPADFIHARVTDEKYETLIREAVEANFNMLRVWGGGLFERDIFYDLCDQNGLLVWQDFMMACSTYPDHKREFRDEMRAEMDYQTKRLRNRASIALFCGTNEVHWIFNKYDNPRWQIEFKHEKQYGLYIANILAKEIMYNNCSHIPYWNSSPYGGALPNDDTVGDVHRWHNAFMSLNMDERIEPKDFDTVNSKFVSEYGFVGPCSLESTKKYLGGEEIDFDSEVWQMHCNVFEKGTVVTGIAKNYLNRTDNLSIEDYLLYGGMVHSLMLEYSLEAIRFKENCGGALFWMYNDAWGEVGWTIIDYYLSRKIPYYGVKRALAHTKLSMRVVDGNVVVQGMNDTAEKVSFQAEYGYISFDGTVRQTRTLEISLEPHSRVYLLTEKLPDQDYTRGSMMLIPDSDTVNSISLRTGDMKTMVFDPSPVEIVSDEQIGPDRKITLTSKGYAHGVYVAGGYDCSDLYFDLLPGEVKTITVYSAGSESLKFASVR, via the coding sequence ATGAAAAGATTTGATTTAAACGACGCATGGCTTCTGCATGAGGCGCCGCTGCATTGGGGCAAAGACAGCCTGACGGCTGTAAAAGCTTTGAAGGAAGGCTGGTATCCTTGCTCGCTTCCAACTGATGTTCGCATTCCTCTGATCGAGAATGGCATAATTCAGGAGCCGCTTGAGTCCGATCATGCGCTCGCCAGCGAATGGATCGAACAGCGTTCCTGGTGGTACACCAAGGAATTCGACGGCACGGGTATCGATTTTGACAGTGACATTATTGAGCTTGTCATTGAAACGATCGACACCAACAGCGATATTTTCGTCAACGATCAATATGTTGGCAGCCATCGCAATGTGCATTATCCGTTCGTCCGCAACATCAAGGATGTTCTCACTCCCGGGAAAAACACGCTTACGGTGCGCGTCACTACCGGGCTGGAGGACGTTACCGACAACGATCTGTCGGAGCTCAACTGGGCGACCTGCCGTGAATACGATAACGGCGGCAAAGACCGCGGCGACTATCGCCGTTCCTACGTAAGACGTCCGCAATATACAGTGGGCTGGGACTGGGGGCCGCGCGTTGTCACCTGCGGGCTTGGCGGAAATGCATACCTGCGCTGCGAGAAAGAGATCGCGGTTCGCGAGGTGAAGCTCGTTACGGTCAGCGCTGACCAGACTGCCCGGCTTAAAGCCACGGTCAACATCGAAAACCTGGACATCATCGGGACGATAAACTGCGATCTGCAGATCGACATTTCCTATGACGGGCAATCCTGTGTGACGAAAAAGCTCGAGAACCTGCTTCTGACCTCCGGCACGAACTATTTTGATGTGGATCTAGAGGTGGAGAATGCCCGGCTGTGGTGGCCAGCGGGACATGGCGATCATCCGCTGTACGATGTGCGGGTATCTGCAGCGAGCGCGAACGCGAAGACCGAATATCCTGCATTCCAATTCGGCATCCGGACGGTCGAGCTGGATACGTCCATCCTGCGCGGCAAAGAGCGCAATTTCCGACTGATCGTCAACGGCGTTCCTATTTTCAGCAAAGGGGGCAACTGGGTTCCAGCTGATTTCATCCATGCGCGTGTTACCGACGAGAAGTATGAGACCTTGATCCGCGAGGCGGTGGAAGCGAATTTCAACATGCTGCGCGTCTGGGGCGGCGGGCTGTTCGAGCGGGATATTTTCTACGATTTGTGCGACCAGAACGGTCTGCTGGTGTGGCAGGATTTCATGATGGCCTGCTCCACTTATCCTGACCATAAACGGGAATTCCGCGACGAGATGCGGGCCGAGATGGACTATCAGACCAAGCGCCTGCGCAACCGGGCATCCATTGCCTTGTTCTGCGGAACCAACGAAGTCCACTGGATTTTTAACAAATATGACAATCCACGATGGCAGATCGAGTTCAAGCATGAGAAGCAGTACGGCTTATATATTGCGAATATTCTCGCCAAAGAGATCATGTACAACAACTGCTCCCATATTCCTTACTGGAACAGCTCACCGTACGGCGGGGCGCTTCCGAACGACGATACGGTCGGCGATGTCCATCGCTGGCATAACGCCTTCATGAGCCTTAATATGGACGAGCGCATCGAGCCGAAGGACTTCGATACGGTAAACTCCAAATTCGTGAGTGAATACGGCTTCGTCGGCCCTTGTTCTCTGGAGAGCACGAAGAAGTATTTGGGCGGGGAAGAGATCGACTTCGACAGCGAAGTGTGGCAAATGCATTGCAACGTGTTTGAGAAAGGGACCGTCGTCACGGGCATTGCTAAAAACTACCTTAACCGCACCGACAATTTATCCATCGAGGACTATCTGCTTTACGGCGGTATGGTGCACTCGCTCATGCTTGAGTATTCGCTGGAAGCGATCCGATTCAAGGAAAATTGCGGCGGCGCGCTGTTCTGGATGTACAACGATGCCTGGGGCGAAGTCGGCTGGACGATCATCGATTATTATCTGAGCCGCAAAATCCCGTATTATGGCGTAAAACGCGCTTTGGCCCATACGAAGCTGTCGATGCGCGTGGTGGACGGAAACGTCGTTGTTCAAGGGATGAACGATACGGCAGAGAAGGTGAGTTTCCAGGCGGAATACGGCTATATTTCGTTCGACGGAACAGTTCGGCAGACGAGAACGCTGGAGATTTCCCTTGAGCCGCATAGCCGGGTTTACTTGCTTACGGAGAAGCTGCCGGATCAGGACTACACCAGAGGCAGCATGATGCTGATTCCAGATTCGGATACCGTGAACTCCATATCCCTGCGGACAGGCGATATGAAGACGATGGTATTTGATCCATCGCCGGTTGAAATCGTGAGCGATGAGCAGATCGGACCGGATCGAAAAATTACGCTGACCAGCAAAGGGTATGCGCACGGTGTATATGTTGCGGGCGGTTATGACTGCTCCGACCTCTACTTCGATCTGCTGCCGGGTGAGGTGAAGACGATAACCGTCTATTCCGCAGGCAGCGAATCGCTTAAATTTGCTTCGGTCAGATAA
- a CDS encoding cupin domain-containing protein: MKKSVYQHFKPIILDYYDKAHIVLTEQEKDNLEIADFGLDQFEQVGLSIVTLINTDRCCAKEMVLLPGQTCPEHRHPAIPELNYPGKEETFRCRYGTVYLYVEGEPSLSSRGILPESGKEHYSVFHEIVLNEGEQYTIYPNTKHWFQAGPAGAVVSEFSTRSLDEYDIFADPRIDRIPRIED; encoded by the coding sequence ATGAAAAAATCAGTGTATCAGCATTTTAAGCCAATCATTCTGGATTATTACGACAAGGCCCATATCGTGCTGACCGAACAGGAGAAGGACAATCTGGAGATCGCCGACTTCGGGCTGGATCAATTCGAGCAGGTGGGGCTTTCCATCGTCACCCTGATCAATACCGACCGCTGCTGTGCAAAGGAAATGGTGCTTCTGCCGGGACAGACCTGTCCCGAGCACAGGCACCCGGCGATTCCCGAGCTGAATTATCCGGGCAAGGAAGAGACCTTCCGCTGCCGCTACGGCACGGTGTACCTGTATGTGGAAGGCGAGCCCAGCTTGAGTAGTCGCGGTATTCTGCCGGAGAGCGGCAAAGAGCATTACTCCGTATTCCATGAAATCGTACTGAACGAGGGCGAGCAATATACGATTTATCCGAATACGAAGCACTGGTTCCAGGCAGGCCCGGCAGGTGCGGTCGTATCTGAATTCAGCACCAGAAGCCTGGACGAATACGACATTTTTGCCGATCCCCGCATTGACCGGATTCCTCGCATCGAGGACTGA
- a CDS encoding NAD(P)-dependent alcohol dehydrogenase, translating into MNNRAAFMTDLKQMDIREIPVPEPKEKEVLVKLEYVGICGSDVHYYEHGKIGDFIVNGDFILGHECAGTVVAIGKGVKQLQVGDRVALEPGVTCGQCEFCKSGRYNLCPDVEFLATPPYHGCFENYIAFPENMAFKLPSSITTREGALVEPLSVGMHAAKQGGVTLGSSVVILGAGCIGLTTLLASKAFGAIDITVVDVIPKRLDKALELGATRVINAAEMDAVKLIYELTDGEGVDIVMETAGAVKTVQQTAYMVKRGGTVVLVGMAPQDIIEYNFAKLLGKEAEIKTVFRYRNIYPQAIKAMDEGLIDVSGIVTHEYSFDEIAEAFDVNINRKNDVVKIIIKIT; encoded by the coding sequence TTGAACAATCGCGCAGCATTTATGACCGACCTGAAGCAAATGGATATCCGTGAAATTCCAGTGCCCGAGCCCAAAGAGAAGGAGGTGCTCGTCAAGCTTGAATACGTCGGCATCTGCGGATCGGACGTGCATTATTACGAGCATGGCAAAATCGGCGACTTTATTGTCAACGGCGATTTTATCCTCGGGCACGAGTGCGCGGGCACGGTCGTCGCTATCGGGAAGGGCGTCAAGCAGCTGCAGGTAGGAGACCGCGTAGCTCTGGAGCCGGGCGTGACCTGCGGACAATGCGAATTTTGCAAAAGCGGACGCTACAATCTGTGTCCCGATGTGGAATTTCTCGCTACCCCGCCTTATCATGGATGCTTTGAAAACTACATTGCATTCCCAGAGAACATGGCGTTCAAGCTTCCTAGTTCTATTACGACCAGAGAGGGCGCGCTCGTCGAGCCGCTTTCGGTTGGCATGCACGCTGCCAAACAGGGCGGCGTCACGCTCGGCAGCTCCGTGGTCATTCTTGGCGCAGGCTGTATCGGCCTGACGACATTGCTGGCCTCCAAAGCGTTTGGCGCTATCGACATTACTGTTGTGGACGTCATTCCAAAGCGGCTGGATAAAGCGCTGGAGCTTGGAGCAACGCGAGTCATCAATGCGGCCGAGATGGACGCGGTCAAGCTGATTTACGAGCTAACGGACGGTGAAGGCGTGGATATTGTCATGGAGACCGCAGGCGCGGTAAAAACGGTACAGCAGACCGCGTACATGGTCAAGCGGGGCGGGACAGTCGTGCTGGTCGGCATGGCGCCGCAGGATATCATTGAATACAACTTCGCCAAGCTGCTGGGCAAGGAGGCGGAGATCAAAACGGTGTTCCGCTACCGGAACATCTACCCCCAGGCGATCAAGGCGATGGACGAAGGGCTCATCGACGTGTCCGGCATTGTGACTCACGAATACAGCTTCGATGAAATTGCCGAGGCATTTGACGTCAACATCAACCGGAAAAACGACGTCGTAAAGATTATCATCAAAATCACTTAA
- a CDS encoding transposase, which produces MATSRRKFTPEEKARIVLEILKEEKSVAQLSSEHGIHANVLNGWKSETVQNLSQLFVIYHYRKKPKLTSLGFFLHLKLITYIDYVILNVTQKWIYKPIYS; this is translated from the coding sequence ATGGCAACAAGTAGAAGAAAGTTTACACCGGAGGAGAAAGCGCGAATCGTACTGGAAATTTTAAAGGAAGAAAAGTCGGTTGCGCAGCTCTCATCTGAGCATGGTATTCATGCAAATGTCCTCAACGGGTGGAAATCGGAAACTGTCCAGAATCTATCGCAATTGTTCGTGATTTATCATTACAGGAAAAAACCTAAGCTGACAAGCTTAGGCTTTTTTCTACATTTAAAACTTATTACATATATTGATTATGTCATATTGAATGTTACACAAAAATGGATATATAAACCAATTTATTCCTAG
- a CDS encoding ABC transporter permease has translation MGSSKLRKIWYFRHIYLFLLPAIIWYLIFAYYPMYGILIAFKDFKYNLGILGSPWAGFKYFEQFLNDSSFYDVLRNTLSISALKLIFGFPAPLILALMLNAVMHRRLKRVFQTISYLPHFVSWVVVVTLLQKILSPNVGLINDIRYQMGLEPIFFMGKPELFYPLVVISDIWKGVGWGSIIYLAALTNIDPHLYEAAEIDGAGRWSKLFKITLPSLTPTIAILLIFSLSGILNAGFDQIWLMQTPATLSVSEILDTYVLKTGLQQGQLAYSTAIGLFKSAISLGLIVLVNYISRKVSEVSLW, from the coding sequence ATGGGATCCAGTAAATTACGCAAAATTTGGTATTTCCGGCACATCTACTTGTTTTTACTTCCGGCGATCATTTGGTATCTCATTTTTGCCTATTATCCGATGTACGGCATTTTAATAGCGTTCAAAGATTTCAAATACAATCTGGGCATATTAGGGAGCCCGTGGGCTGGCTTTAAGTATTTCGAACAGTTCTTAAACGATTCCAGCTTTTACGATGTCCTCCGCAATACCTTGTCCATCAGCGCGCTCAAACTGATTTTCGGATTTCCAGCGCCGTTGATCCTGGCCTTGATGCTCAATGCGGTGATGCACCGGAGGCTCAAGAGAGTGTTCCAAACGATTTCTTATTTGCCGCACTTCGTTTCGTGGGTTGTTGTCGTGACTTTGCTGCAAAAAATCCTGTCCCCGAACGTTGGGCTGATTAATGACATCCGGTATCAAATGGGGTTGGAACCGATCTTCTTTATGGGTAAGCCGGAATTGTTCTATCCGTTGGTCGTCATATCCGACATCTGGAAAGGGGTCGGTTGGGGATCGATCATTTACTTGGCTGCGTTAACGAACATCGATCCGCATTTGTATGAGGCTGCGGAAATCGACGGGGCCGGAAGGTGGAGTAAGCTGTTTAAAATTACGCTTCCGAGCCTGACGCCAACGATCGCGATCCTGCTCATCTTCTCGCTCAGCGGCATTCTGAACGCAGGCTTTGACCAGATTTGGCTGATGCAAACCCCGGCTACTTTAAGCGTGTCGGAGATATTGGACACTTATGTACTTAAAACGGGACTCCAGCAAGGGCAATTAGCTTATTCCACTGCCATCGGTTTATTCAAATCAGCGATCTCACTTGGGCTCATTGTGCTTGTCAATTATATCTCCAGAAAAGTGAGCGAGGTATCGCTATGGTAA
- a CDS encoding carbohydrate ABC transporter permease: protein MGAKRLTSADRIYMVLNYSVLFIFCATALYPFIYFLALSFNDGYDAMKGGIYFFPRVFTLENYAKAFTNPLILNSFYISVTRTVIVTVGSVLLTALLAYALSRKGLPGRKYIVFFFFFTTLFSGGLIPTFILFRQIHILNTFWVLVLPSLYSFFNAIIMKTFFDGIPEALSESARIDGASELSVFARIILPLSMPVLATIALFVGVGVWNDWFTGQFFIQNEKLHPAATFLNKMISEASFQSMTSSSGNSGSAIQNMTESQLELRGVTPEALRMTFVIIITTPIICVYPFLQKYFVKGVLVGSLKE, encoded by the coding sequence ATGGGGGCAAAAAGGCTGACGTCGGCGGACCGAATCTATATGGTGCTTAACTATTCGGTGTTGTTTATATTTTGCGCCACGGCGCTGTATCCCTTTATCTATTTCCTGGCCCTTTCGTTTAATGACGGCTACGACGCGATGAAGGGCGGAATCTATTTTTTTCCTAGAGTCTTTACGTTAGAGAACTATGCAAAAGCGTTTACCAACCCATTGATCTTAAATTCGTTTTATATTTCGGTGACCCGAACCGTTATCGTTACGGTTGGCTCGGTATTGTTGACGGCTTTGCTGGCTTATGCGCTTTCGCGGAAAGGCTTGCCGGGCCGAAAGTATATCGTCTTCTTCTTTTTCTTTACCACTCTGTTCAGCGGGGGCTTGATCCCAACCTTTATCCTGTTCCGGCAAATCCACATTCTCAACACGTTTTGGGTATTGGTGCTGCCTTCCCTTTACAGCTTCTTTAACGCGATTATTATGAAAACCTTCTTTGACGGAATTCCCGAGGCTTTGTCAGAGTCGGCCCGGATCGATGGTGCCAGCGAGTTATCCGTATTCGCCAGAATCATCCTGCCGCTCTCGATGCCGGTGCTGGCGACCATTGCCTTGTTTGTTGGGGTAGGGGTGTGGAATGACTGGTTCACCGGGCAGTTTTTTATCCAAAATGAGAAATTACACCCTGCCGCGACATTCCTGAACAAAATGATCAGTGAAGCTTCCTTCCAGTCGATGACCTCGTCGTCGGGGAACAGCGGTTCTGCGATTCAGAACATGACCGAATCCCAGCTGGAGCTGCGGGGAGTGACTCCGGAAGCCTTGCGGATGACGTTCGTCATCATTATTACCACACCGATCATTTGTGTGTATCCATTTCTCCAGAAGTATTTCGTGAAAGGCGTATTGGTTGGTTCGCTTAAGGAGTAG
- a CDS encoding extracellular solute-binding protein produces the protein MSKNGLRSGFIITLIALLLTACAGSGGNKEASTVNSGSNEPGSVNETGAEEFKPVTLTYLSAWNGGGGAFPQDQENNPVAQKIREKTGVTLKLESITTSEVEKLNTIFASGTVPDIVNAPFWSTTGGEGQVIKKAAMEGQILDLTPYLDKYPNVKRLVTTGIAKDFNEFDLNSPDFEGKTYLIPTETPDGTPESIHNWNYGLYARGDILKALNVKAEDIDTQEELYDLLVKIRDGGFKDIAGKPVIPAGTMWNGWDYGQFLAGWSDYNISDYREEGGKLIHWTQSKDHEERLFYMRKLLNEGLFDLEAFSNTSTTANEKLTTGKLAVFGAQPMLAELSKTLYKTNPEMQYELLGPMKNKRGEIRTQVEKPGRSGFPVLFLSANIKDPDAALRYIDYVNSEEGRLLAYYGIEGTHYTLENGIPQWIPDVKKQFDENPDLKRDAGLNFLPGRFIGAFSDSVTWPTPEDQKTQWQKLEESFSARMPIKIIDKVSASYLAREWPKYEEYVNKTSSLNFDDEFKKALFASSDEEALNMLHKVQEKFRDAGVEKMAEFVAQKAAERDDVGF, from the coding sequence ATGAGCAAAAACGGGTTGAGGAGCGGTTTTATCATCACACTGATCGCCTTACTGCTGACGGCATGCGCAGGGTCAGGCGGGAATAAGGAGGCTAGCACGGTTAACTCGGGTTCGAACGAACCGGGTAGCGTGAATGAGACGGGTGCCGAAGAATTTAAGCCTGTCACCTTAACGTACCTCAGCGCCTGGAATGGCGGCGGAGGCGCCTTCCCGCAAGATCAGGAGAATAATCCCGTAGCTCAAAAAATCCGGGAAAAAACCGGGGTCACTTTAAAACTAGAATCGATCACGACCAGCGAAGTAGAGAAACTGAACACCATCTTCGCTTCCGGCACAGTTCCGGATATCGTGAATGCCCCATTCTGGTCGACGACCGGGGGAGAAGGACAAGTTATCAAGAAGGCGGCCATGGAAGGCCAGATTCTGGACTTAACACCTTATCTGGATAAGTACCCGAATGTAAAAAGACTGGTGACAACCGGGATCGCCAAGGATTTTAACGAGTTCGATCTGAATAGCCCGGATTTTGAAGGAAAAACCTATCTCATTCCTACAGAAACTCCAGACGGAACCCCTGAGAGCATTCATAACTGGAACTATGGCCTTTATGCCCGGGGAGATATTCTGAAGGCGTTAAATGTCAAAGCCGAGGATATCGATACGCAAGAAGAACTGTATGATTTGCTGGTTAAAATCAGAGACGGCGGCTTTAAGGATATTGCCGGCAAACCGGTCATTCCGGCAGGTACGATGTGGAATGGCTGGGATTATGGCCAATTCCTTGCCGGTTGGTCAGACTACAACATTTCGGACTACCGTGAAGAAGGCGGTAAGCTGATCCATTGGACGCAATCCAAGGATCATGAAGAGCGGCTGTTCTACATGAGAAAGTTGTTAAACGAAGGTTTGTTTGACCTTGAAGCCTTCAGTAATACGAGCACAACCGCAAACGAAAAGCTGACGACAGGCAAGCTCGCTGTATTCGGAGCTCAACCGATGTTAGCGGAGTTGTCCAAGACGCTGTATAAGACGAATCCGGAAATGCAATATGAGCTGCTTGGACCGATGAAGAATAAGCGCGGAGAAATTCGGACGCAAGTCGAGAAACCCGGACGTTCCGGCTTCCCCGTCCTGTTCTTAAGCGCGAACATCAAAGATCCTGATGCGGCGTTGCGTTACATTGATTATGTGAACAGTGAGGAAGGACGTTTGCTTGCCTACTACGGCATTGAAGGCACGCACTACACGCTGGAAAACGGGATTCCGCAATGGATTCCGGATGTGAAGAAGCAATTTGATGAGAATCCGGATCTGAAGAGAGACGCAGGGCTGAATTTCCTTCCGGGACGATTCATTGGCGCTTTCTCTGATTCCGTCACTTGGCCAACGCCAGAGGATCAAAAAACGCAGTGGCAAAAGCTGGAGGAGAGCTTCTCGGCCAGAATGCCGATCAAAATCATCGACAAGGTCAGCGCCAGCTACCTCGCGAGAGAATGGCCAAAATATGAGGAATACGTCAATAAGACCAGCAGCTTGAACTTTGATGATGAATTTAAGAAAGCACTGTTTGCCTCGTCGGATGAAGAAGCCTTAAATATGCTGCATAAAGTTCAAGAGAAATTTAGAGATGCGGGCGTAGAGAAAATGGCAGAGTTTGTGGCGCAAAAAGCGGCAGAACGGGATGATGTAGGGTTCTAA
- a CDS encoding Gfo/Idh/MocA family protein: protein MLNVAMLSKWHVHAEDYARKLQTHGNVKITAVWDEQPERGREWAARLDADFEADLDTLLRREDVDGVVVDAPTSMHADVMVAAAQAGKHIFTEKAMALTTEECDRISAAVREAGVKFCISFPARTRPQELFAKQLIDDRILGDVTLLRIRNGHDGALNNWLPEYWYDEKQAGGGAMMDLGCHPMYLANWYLGKPKRITSMFHYFTQRAVEDNAQCSIEFANNAVALVETSLITYRTPSALEIYGTEGTLIISDSNVKVISKKFDSPFSGWITPTQLPAAQPLPIIQWADALLEDKPMPFGLEDGTKLTELLEAAYIAHRENRTVEFK from the coding sequence ATGTTAAACGTGGCGATGTTAAGCAAATGGCATGTGCATGCAGAGGATTATGCCAGAAAGTTGCAAACCCATGGGAACGTGAAGATCACCGCGGTCTGGGACGAACAACCTGAACGCGGCAGAGAATGGGCGGCCCGATTAGACGCGGACTTTGAGGCGGATTTGGACACTCTTTTGCGGCGGGAAGATGTGGATGGCGTTGTGGTAGATGCTCCTACTAGCATGCACGCCGACGTCATGGTGGCTGCTGCTCAGGCCGGCAAGCATATTTTCACCGAGAAAGCGATGGCGCTGACTACGGAGGAATGCGATCGAATTTCGGCAGCGGTACGTGAGGCTGGCGTTAAGTTCTGCATCTCCTTCCCTGCCCGCACGAGACCGCAAGAATTGTTCGCGAAGCAGCTGATCGATGACCGGATCCTAGGGGATGTTACGCTTCTGCGTATTCGGAACGGCCATGACGGGGCTTTGAACAATTGGCTTCCGGAGTACTGGTATGATGAGAAGCAAGCCGGTGGCGGAGCGATGATGGATTTAGGCTGTCATCCGATGTATCTCGCCAACTGGTACTTAGGGAAGCCGAAACGGATCACCTCCATGTTCCATTACTTCACCCAGCGCGCCGTGGAAGATAATGCGCAATGCTCCATCGAGTTTGCCAACAATGCGGTTGCTCTGGTCGAAACTAGCCTAATCACCTATCGGACTCCTTCTGCGCTTGAAATTTACGGCACGGAAGGCACGTTGATCATCTCGGATTCGAACGTGAAAGTCATCTCGAAGAAGTTCGATTCCCCCTTCTCCGGATGGATTACGCCAACACAGCTCCCTGCAGCGCAGCCGCTTCCGATCATTCAATGGGCGGATGCCTTGCTTGAGGATAAGCCGATGCCGTTCGGACTGGAAGATGGAACGAAATTGACGGAGCTCCTGGAAGCAGCCTATATCGCCCACAGGGAAAACCGAACGGTGGAGTTCAAATAG
- a CDS encoding Gfo/Idh/MocA family protein: protein MRTVKVGIIGCGLIANDKHMPSLAKVDNVQMVAFCDLIPERAEAAAQKFGTPDAKVFTNYKDLLAMEEIEVVHVLTPNSSHASISIDALESGKHVMCEKPMAVTGPEAKAMYEAHLRTGKKLTVGYQSRSSAKSQLLKKMIQNGELGDIYFAKAVATRRRGVPTWGVFLDKEKQGGGPMIDIGTHSLDLILWLMDNYEPESVVGSVFYKLKYTENAANEWGSWDPNEFEVEDSAFGYVKFKNGATVIIETSWALNIADGGGNLLCGTKGGADFNNRKLRINGERDGSLFVNEIDVDPNARELFRGEKLTDFEYEAKQWIHSIVNDTEPLVKPREAMIVSQILEAVYQSAESGKIVYFDQE from the coding sequence ATGAGAACGGTAAAGGTTGGGATCATCGGTTGCGGATTAATTGCGAATGACAAGCATATGCCGAGTTTAGCGAAGGTGGACAATGTACAGATGGTGGCCTTCTGCGACTTGATCCCGGAAAGAGCTGAGGCCGCCGCGCAAAAATTCGGTACGCCAGATGCCAAGGTGTTCACGAATTACAAGGATCTGCTGGCGATGGAAGAGATCGAGGTTGTACATGTGTTAACCCCCAACAGTTCTCATGCCTCGATCTCCATCGATGCGCTCGAAAGCGGCAAGCATGTCATGTGCGAGAAGCCCATGGCCGTCACCGGTCCCGAGGCGAAAGCGATGTACGAGGCTCACTTGCGAACCGGCAAGAAGCTTACCGTCGGTTACCAGAGCCGATCCAGCGCCAAGAGCCAACTGCTCAAAAAGATGATCCAAAATGGCGAGCTGGGAGACATCTATTTTGCCAAAGCGGTGGCTACCCGCAGAAGAGGCGTGCCGACCTGGGGCGTGTTCTTGGATAAAGAGAAGCAGGGAGGCGGTCCGATGATCGATATCGGAACCCATTCCCTGGATCTGATCCTCTGGTTGATGGATAACTACGAACCGGAAAGCGTCGTCGGCAGTGTGTTCTATAAGCTGAAATACACCGAAAATGCCGCAAACGAATGGGGCTCCTGGGATCCCAATGAGTTCGAAGTCGAAGACTCCGCGTTTGGCTACGTGAAATTTAAAAATGGGGCTACGGTAATTATTGAAACGAGCTGGGCCCTGAATATTGCAGACGGCGGAGGCAACCTGCTGTGCGGCACGAAGGGCGGGGCGGACTTTAATAACCGTAAACTGCGGATCAACGGCGAAAGAGACGGAAGCTTGTTCGTGAATGAAATCGACGTGGACCCAAACGCAAGAGAACTGTTCCGCGGGGAGAAGTTGACCGATTTCGAGTATGAAGCCAAACAATGGATTCACAGCATCGTCAACGACACGGAACCTCTTGTGAAACCAAGGGAAGCGATGATCGTGTCTCAGATCTTGGAGGCGGTCTATCAATCCGCGGAATCGGGGAAAATCGTTTATTTTGATCAGGAATAA
- a CDS encoding DUF3221 domain-containing protein, with protein MFKESRTIVKWTLIFVFFLLVIACSKNNEVLKGIVHTVDEENKKILVISHLKKEDLSKNYKEVLESNEYSQAIWVNKITPSKYKKGDEVTVFFEVSDDSFPAQVTAKKITKDKN; from the coding sequence ATGTTTAAAGAATCTAGAACTATTGTTAAATGGACACTTATCTTTGTTTTTTTCTTATTAGTCATTGCCTGTAGCAAGAACAATGAAGTTTTGAAAGGGATTGTACACACGGTAGATGAAGAGAATAAAAAAATTTTAGTAATTTCACACTTAAAAAAGGAAGACCTGAGCAAGAATTACAAAGAAGTATTGGAATCCAATGAGTATTCTCAAGCCATCTGGGTAAATAAAATTACACCTTCAAAATATAAAAAAGGTGATGAGGTTACAGTGTTCTTTGAAGTAAGTGATGATTCATTTCCAGCACAAGTTACCGCTAAAAAAATTACAAAAGACAAAAATTAG